The Lolium rigidum isolate FL_2022 chromosome 1, APGP_CSIRO_Lrig_0.1, whole genome shotgun sequence region GCGAGAGTGCGGGCTAGGTGACTGCGATATTGTCAAGCTGTGCGTCCCTGTGCCGAGGCTGCTCACCACCAACCCGGAGCGCGTCAAGGAGATGGTGGAGCGCGCTGAGGATGTCGGTGTGCGCCGTGGCTCCGCCATGTTCAGGCACGCGCTGCTGGCTGTCGCATTCCTCAGTGAGGAGAAGATTGCTGCTAAGGTGGAGTTCCTGAGGAAGACATTCGGGTGGTCGGAAGCTGAGGTGGCCATCGCCGTCGCAAAGCTACCAGTGGTGCTGAGGAACTCCCAGGACAGGCTGCAGCGCATGGCGCAGTTCCTGATGTACGAGGTTGGGTTAGAGCCTGAGTACATTGCTCACAGGCCGGCAATGCTTACTTACAGCCTAGAGGCCCGGCTCAAACCCCGGTACTATGTTGTCAAGTTTCTTAAGGACAATGGATTGCTAAAGCGCGAACGAAGCTTCTATACTGCAGCCCAGGTCAGCGAGAAGGTATTTGTGGAGAAGTTCATAAATCCTCACAAGAAAGCTGCGCCTTGCCTTGCTGAAGACTATGCTGCCACTCTCAAAGGGAAAGTGCCCACTAGATTCAGATTGCAGGAACCAAGAACAAGCTCTAAAAGTATTTAAATGCTTATTGCAATACGGAGTTTTCAGTCTGGAGTCTGCACAGTAAGCTGCCAAGTCCTGTTTCTCTGTTGTTCCTCTAGCACTATAACTGGATGTTGGATGTCTACTATTGAATGTGACTTACAGTTTTGGTAGTTGCTAACATTTCCTGAATTCTGATATGTTTTGGTCGTCATCCAGTATAGAAGAAAGCATTGCATAGTTATGAATCAGTTCTTTGTCACATGTCATGTTCATACACATTGTTTCTGAACATGGTTTGATGAATCTGCAATCTGTACTAAGATCAAACAAACTTTCAGCATCTTTAGGTCTCATTTGGATGCGAGAGTTTTCTTGTCTGTTTAGTAAACGAACTTGTTCCTGTTAAATTCCCTTGGAATCCTGCATTACAAACATGCCCTGTAATGTGTATTAACCGCTTCTTTCGAATGTTTTGCTTATTATTTCAATTTGCATACGCTTTAGCTTCCCTCATCTACAATAGTGTTCACCATAGCAACAGGAAAGATGATCCTTATGACAACAGTGTTCCAGGCCTTGTCGATACTTACGATTCTAGCCATGTTGGACTGCTCCAATGGAGCTGTTCTGTGAAACAACAACAGGAAAGAAGAAATGCTGACACTTGTTGCTGAAAGTACTAGTGAGAAGAACTTGTTATAAGGTTTGGCATATCGACAGTTAATTGATGCAATCCTGTTTCAGTTGTGCTATGAGTTATCAATTTCTGATGAAGAGCTTTGGCTTAGACACCGGCTTCCATCTAGAGCTTGGTTTGGATTGTTGAATAGTTTATCAATGTGTTTCTCCGGATCTTCACAGCCAGAGGTTTATGCATATGTTTCTGTGTTCTTGCTTGAAGTAACTTGTTTCGCTGATGCAGCTCCAGTACATCGTTCATTTCTAATTTCCCCAAAGTAAGTTGTTTGAAACTCGCAAGTATTTAGAATAATACATATCTGGAATAGTTTGTTTTGTTCTCTTCTTGGGCCGAAGTTAGCTGTAAGAAATTTTCCTTGGCTGTATACGAACCAAGCTGAAGATAAGCGTGGGCCTGCATCTTAGAATGATAGTTCCGAAAGTCAGTGATTTCATAGTATTAGTTAGACAGATTATACGAGTTGTGATAAATGAAGAAAACTATATAAGAGTAAACTATATAATTTCAATTTAATAGGGTGAGAACTTAATTACATAAGTTGTTTGTTGGTCGGGGCACCCGGAAATAAAATCTGAAAGGTACATACTGCAAGCTATAGCTTGGATATTTTGTCTGACATACTGCAAGGTGCATTTTGGATGTTTAGGCCTTTTGAGGAACTTGGGTGAAGGTTCTTCCATATGTCTCTTATTTTCACGTGGTGAAACAGTACTCGTTAACAAAATTACATATCCTCTGGCAGAAAAAATATCGATGAACTATAGATTTAAAAATCATCTTCGCCACCCAAAAGCGCTTATAAAATATCGTCGGCATGCCATCTGCCCCGGCGCCTTGAGATCACCAATtctggcgatttacacaaaaataaccctttgttggaactatagcacagactgactctccggggaaactatttcacccatctaacccttttgtgtggcgcccctcacatcggcgccacaccttGCTGTGTGGCAcccgtgcctgcggcgccactctcccagccgacgtggcaggatgtgtggcgccgctcccatcggcgccacacggtgaaactgtggcgccgcttggaagggcgccacacatccacttatgtgtggtgcccgcgcccgcccccagcccgacccagccttcttcttctcctcttccgttGTCTCTGTTAGTGAAGAACCGACGCTGCCGCcgtcccccctcccccccccacaccaaatccaccaaggattcgtcagatctggccggccaactccttcctcatccattcctcaaggtattccccttcatccactagtgttggtggatttggtagatttggatatgaaccctagacatggaaatttatgttggtggatttggatatgaaccatagATATGGAAATTAAAgttggtggaatctacattgtagtCTATGTGTTTGagccaaagatttgttggaaccctagatatgaaattttacatgtatgtgttgaaacctatgtatgtatgtgttgaaatgtctaatatttgcctagcaaatgcattaAAATGTGTTAcgtatgcctagtatttgtggtGGAATAActtatatttgttaggaatggctcataatatggtgttttatgattttatccctagatatgaatgtatatgtatgtatatgatgtatgtgtgatggcttatttggatatattctcatgtatgtgttgctcatatttgttaggaatggctcataatatggtgttttatgtaaacatgtaggatggtgtatctcctagatcaagagtatgacagggatcaccgggcttttcatatgacggagaggagaaCGGatattcaccctttgaagattcgttaccatggcacagtagatatggcgtatgacgagaggtacacggagttcatccagcctaccggtcttcttccgttcatatcgcttgtaagccgtggggggccgaacatgaacgccgcggcactcaccgcccttgtcgaccggtggagaccGTAGaagcacaccttccacttgagggccggcgagatgacccctactctttgttgtgaaatgtatatgtggattgcctagccctttccatcagttcggacttttggttcaagtggctagtgcatgaagcttaacatggtatcaaagccccaggtctcgagttcaaatcctggctttcacaatttattctaaaaaattatctcttctcccccctctcctcgcagccgccgcccgccccggcaCCCAGCCGTCCCGCGCccgaccgccgccgctgcctctttgcctctctacacgtggtgacttgtcttctcgtcttcccgtcacacgtgagagggggtgttgacgtgtataaagtagattgcctagccctttccatcagttcggacttttggttcaagtggctagtgcatgaagcttaacatggtatcagagccccaggtctcgagttcaaatcctggctttcacatggttttcgcaattaagcctaaaaattgatgttgtccccctctttagccaccgctgatgccctgtttcggtgtgctcttcttctttcacgtgttgactttctcttctcccgtctcaCGCGAggggggtgttgtgaaatgtatatgtggattgcctagccctttccatcagttcggacttttggttcaagtggctagtgcatgaagcttaacatggtatcagatccccaggtctcgagttcaaatcctggctttcacatggttttcgcaattaagcctaaaaattgttgttgtccccctctttagccaccgctgatgccctgtttcggtgtgctcttcttctttcacgtgttgactttctcttctcccgtcacacgcgagtgggggtgttgtcatatgtatatgtggattgcctagccctttccatcagttcggacttttggttcaagtggctagtgcatgaagcttaacatggtatcagagctccaggtctcgagttcaaatcctggctttcccaatttattctaaaaattatctcctctccccgcagcctcctgccgtGTGGTTCCGGCCTTCCgctactcgagacctggggctctgataccatgttaagcttcatgcactagccacttgaaccaaaagtccgaactgatggaaagggctaagcAATCTACTTTATAtacgtcaacaccccctctcacgtgtgacgggaagacgagaagacaagtcaacacgtgtagaagaGGTAGCGGAAGGCCGGAACCACACGACAGGAGGTTGCGGGGAGAGGAgaaatttttagaataaattgggaaagccaggatttgaactcgagacctggagctctgataccatgttaagcttcatgcactagccacttgaaccaaaagtctgaattgatggaaagggaaaggcaatctactttatacatttcacaacactcttcaggatgtttccatgatacttggtcttcctattcagggcgatccactgtgtatgaacacagcttctgatgggtggcgccagcagatggagaaccttattggcatggctcctccgccgccagaagATCCAAAGGAGAGAACTCCCGCCGGCGCatctttctcttggatcaggcttaactttggagaatgcccggaaggggccaacgaggacactatcaggacgtacacccgtgtgtacttatggtacatgctgtcgaggactctctttgctgacagtggtgggaagctggcccattggtgttggctcaagacgcttacggtgttggagcaccggtggagttggggaacagcggtacttgcctacctctaccggcaggtgatgatttgttgtatttactattcttctatagtagtgtgctagacaaaatactaaccaaatgtcttattttcacagttggacgaagcttgtcgcaggactggaaagggcggtattggtggatgcttgctcctactttccgtatggagctgggaccaccTATCAGTTGGGCGGTCCAGGATACTCgacgagaggccatggcctcatcaccggAACAACCTTGATCGGAAGCCAACTTGGGCATATCtttggacaatgtctcggagatgacgagtgatccaaagatcatgtacaggcactacactgaggagttggacactcttaccgctgagcaggtaaccgattttAATCGATCACTCCTTTGCAATCCGAGTTCATAAATTCTACTGGCATgttgtaaattctgaaatatttgaaTGCTGCGGGTGGATTGGGAgtcatatggtacctactaccatattggcgcggggatgcctgacctcaaccccaagtgcattgaggaggcgcggttctggcgtatgcgctgcccactcatatgcatgtggcttgttgaataccaccagccgcacagagtgatgagacagttcgggttgtatcaggagtgcccacctgagtggcaagacacggaccgcATGCTCCATAGGTAAACTTcttgaatcatgcgatggaagcttGTTGATTgaagaggtagaatctaacttcttgattcttgcaggcttgataggcagcggcagaggaagatcacaaattggcctgtCCATCATAGAGGCCACGTCAtagcgttccaacactgtttggaagcgataCGGAATGCTGGCCatgtggagattgtgcctcacgacttggccgctttcaacaactatctccaaTGGTTTCATCAAAGCACGCGAATCGAGTTAGTGAACCACGCGTATGATGatgacatcttggacgaccccatcgagttcgatgaggttgcgcaaagccagcacaACATCTATGCTCGcaaagggagatcgacttctattgcttccgagctgaacttcgtggtaatgtattctctaattagctagtacatcatctacattGGCATGTGCTCTTATAAAttgtgtataatatgtttgtcacagcggtccgagatccaaaaaaacagctgaggagtgcgaggttgtttgggatcagagctagagagatgaaaagcctgtcggaccgttgcggcatttcattaaggtatgatcaccaactttgaatgtaagcTATTATGTtcgggtggctttgtaaccatgacttccatgacgcagaacactgcacgaaagatgcggcggtaagccaacttgctaggttgccgcgacggCGAAATTgctacatcctcttctgaagCTTGAAAACTAGATCCGTCTAAAGCTCAGTATAGGTTCGAGGCTCCAAACTCTTGTATTTATCGTACTTTTGCCCTGGGGAGTTTCTTTCTCTGTTCGGGCTAGCCGCAGGCGGGAAGTAGGGGAAGGGGGGCATACTGGCAAGTTGACTTTACTCACCGTACTAGCTCTTTCTATAATCAGTGAATGGGCGCCCTGAATGGAAATTAATCAGTCAGTTGAATATTCGGGAGCAGTAATTTAATcgttctattttttttcttatagaggtggaggtatggactattttgttgctgtcaaacatgtgcttactaatttcaacttttctaatctcatgtgttcatgtttgtgaagattcctgacgacgacACCATTCTGAGTCAAAGCATTAGTCGCGGCAAGAAGCAAGCCACACTGTCAGCTTACcaattgaagccaaggggcaaggctccaaaccgataCACTCCAgacgattatgtcaaccgaggaaagaaggttgtgattgaggaggatgaggcaccgccgcggagatcatctttgaggaggatgaggaacgatgagccgttatcttcagaggaggaggagcaggaggagcagcagcaacaagagccacgacAGCGGATgaaaaggatggccgtccggaagcagcccgtgaggaggggACGTCGAGGAGGATACTAGGATTTGCTACGTGTTGTTctgaactctatattcataagtatcgtATTGTGAAcagtatgtcatttcgaaccatgtctctattgctacgtgttgtttgaatctatgtgCTAAGATGTGAGCTATGATGTGTGCTATGTGTATGTTCTATGTGTATGAAATTGCTATTGTTGTGTTGAAAATTGTTTACATAAGGCAagaattttcatgtttttagCACAAGTCAACGTGTGGCGCCCCTCACGCCGGCGCCACATTGCaccgtgtggcgcccatggcatcggcgccacatatgttgattatatgtcgaaaacatccaggagcTCCGGACgcttggtccttagccgttttggcgaggttgtttgtgtggcgccggtggcatcggcaaaacggctaagtcccagacgatttgtcttacagtatgttttgggcaattataagtgcatgtgtggcaccgatgggagcggcgccacacatcctgccacgtcggatcggcacaCAACTCAGCGCCGAGGttgccacatcggctgggagagtggcgccgcaggcacgggcgccacacagtgaggtgtggcgccgatgtgagggacgccacacaaaagggttagatgggtgaaatagtttggccggagggtcagtctgtgctatagttgcaacaaagggttatttttgtgtaaatcgcccaccAATTCTATCCAGAGCcgcttgaaaaaaaaaattatgttatTTGCAACTCACTTCAATTCTTAGTTGCAAAACACATACAACAGTCAGCATGTAATCCAACCAACGGTTCAAACTTTTTAATTATCGGTCCACCCAAAAaaaatactacctccataccggattaatagacaattacgcatttcgagaaacaagtttaactataaatttggtcaacaaaatatgagatatataccacaaaaattataccgttggattcgtattcaaaaaatgttttcaataatataatttttgtgatatatatcttacattttattaaccaaattagtagtcaaacttgtttctcgaagtgcgtaattgctcattaatccggtatggaggtagtacattATTTAAACTCATATTGGTGTGAAAGTGCGCCATTGACCCACAACCGACATGCCCATGCATGCAACTCATCACATCAatgaacatgaaaataaaaataaacaacggCGTGTGCGCGTGCATGTTATCCCATCTTGTTTACCAGATCAGACGTAGCACTCGTAGAGTTTGATGTCCATCTGCAGACGGAAGTAGAAGGAGCCCTGAACATCGTCGGTGCGGATCGTTGCGATGCCGCGCGCCATGAAGAAGTCGCCGGTACCCCCAACGACGGTGAAGTCGCGCGTCTCCTCGTCCATGAGGTCAGCgcccataagagcatctctagcagatcccgcAAACCGCAAACCGCATACTGCAGCGTATGCGAGGCACGAAACGCGATATGCAGGCGAAATTTGCTCCGGTCGAGCAGATCCCGCGTCGCAGCACGCATAACAGCATATTCCGAATATCTTTGTTATGCGATTTCGCATCGCGGATCTGCTCGGCGAAACATGTACAGAAACTGTAAACTAAACCGCAAAACAGGTTTGTCCCTTATTTCgaaggtgttcgacgaaatgccccAAAATCTGCAAAGTTTTAATACAGCATTGCGCGGCATGGCATGGAAGAATGCATCCTCAATCCtttgccaatagcgcttgccggtTTGATCGGTGCCGGTTACGGCATCGATCGACACCGACTCCCACGCATTGATCAAAGCCGCGTCTTCCAACTCGCTGTAGTTGGAGCTACGGATCGATTTGTTCTTCGCCGGTGCAGCATCGAGCAACACGCCGACGACGTCCTCTTGAGTCACCCCCTCGGTTTGAGTCACCTCCTCGCACTCCACATCGGTGCCGTCGTCCACGCCAATCTCATAGTCCACTGCGGCCTCGTCGTAATCCTCTCCGAGCGGCTCCATGTCAATGTCGATCGACGCCGAGTTCAGCATGCCGACGAAGctctcgtgctcgacgggcctgcggaaGAGAAACCGGCGTCAAAATTCACCGCCGTCGGCAAGGGGGAAAGGGGAAATTTTACCTTGGCGAGTCGCCGTCGGCGGGAACGGGTGCCGTGGCCGCATTCAGCACCGCCATGGATGCcttcttcctcaccggcgccttCTTCGCCGCCGTCTTTGCCGCCGCGGTCTTGTTGGCGCCGCCCTTCCTCCCCGACACCTTGCCCTTGGATGCCGCTCGAGGAGGAGCATCCGGCGAAGATCCGGCGGCGACGTGTGTGCCCGGCCGCTTGCGCTTGGCCACATCGAGCTGgccggtggcagcggcggcggatcgAGCGTTGGGGATCGCGGTGGCGGTCGATTCGATCCCCGCAACGGAGCGCGGGGGACCCGGTGGGTTCGCGGCGGGGTTCGCGGTGGTGGCCATGGCGGCGCAAGCAACCTGCGGCGAGgggattccggcggcggcggcgcggctgtgTGCGGGAACGAAGAATGGGGAGCTTTCCCTTCGCACGCGATGCAGTCCAGCCTGCATAGGGCACCAAAAACTGCTTTTGTGCGGTTTCGGGAGCCGCGGTTGCCGACGCCTGCAAAATATTTTGCAGTTTTCGCGGATATGCGGGATCTACCCTGGTCCGTTTTTTCGCCAAAAACCGCATACAAGCGATGCAGGCCGCGTTTgcgggatctgctagagatgctctaaggttgaGAGTGCCCTTGTGTGCCGCGGAGTTGAACACGAGCGAGAAGCAGAACCAGGCGGTGTACGTCTCCTTCTTGTCGTAGAAGTAGAACCCTTGCGCGCGTGCCGCCGGCTCCTCGTCCCCGACGGGCAGCGCCTTCCCCTGGGTCACCAGGTCGTCGAACACCACCAGCATGCCGAAGAAGGTGCCGTTGCTAAAGTGCGTCGTGCTCAGCGCCGTCGGCTTGGTCGCCGGTGCCGCCGTCGCGTTCGCGGAGTTGTTGACGCCGTTGTAGAGGATGTCGTGGAGGTAGAGCGTCATCTTCCTGCACGGCTCGTCGGAGCTGCTCGAGACGACCCTCTTGCGGCCGTGTGCGGCGGCGCCCACCACGCTGAGCAGAAACACGAGGAGCACGATCCTGGATGATGCGGTGAGGCCTTCCATCGGCAAATATGGTTCACTGCAGCTCCCACTATAAGCTTTATTCAGCAAAGCTAAGCTGAAGATCCCAATAGATCAAGTGAGTGACCACGTATTGCTGTCGTTCTGTTTAAGAGCTCGATCTGAGCATGCTATTTATAGAGCAGAGAACGATGCCATGGAATAATTACTTTCGGCTAGTTGGAGTTTTTAAACagaagttttttttaaaaaaagaagtTTTTAAATAGAAGGCCGTAgccctgccttaaattaataaggccgttTCCGGCAAGAAGATACAAGATGCTGAAAATCAGCTAACAGGAATCGAAAAActacaagtaaaacaagaaaaagGAGTGGAACGGACGCAAGGTGATGCTACCGATCAAGGAAGGCGTGCATGCATGTGCACGGTGGGTACAACGGCGTAGCATTAGATATATCCTGTGGTTCCAGCCTAATCGTTCAAAATACTGTGTGTTGGTACGATAATATTGTCTCCTTCAACCTGAAAGAACCTATACTATATTTGGCATGCATTGCCATGCATGCAGTTTAATACTCCGAAGGTCGACGTCTCAAAAAGTGGGAATTGTGCATGCCCTTTTTCTATTAATATCGCGCAGAGATACcagttacacctagcctctgaaaAATAGTATGTCttaatggcataaaggatgcacacagtcaAAAAATAGATGAATTACAAAAAGGTCCAGATCGAAAACTTGAAAcagcaacactgacaccaccaagacaacaccagaagatcagcttctccataagtgacgcctccaagaaggaaaacaatgcacaaacgttgtcgtcgtcctcactcccaaaacaatgtcttcaacaaaaacattgccagtcacaaccaattaagaccagatcttgaattttcaccctgaaaggtagaactctgaacttctcaTGTGCAATCGCCCCACATACAAGTCGTTGTTTGAAGTTacgaagcaccaagccaattccacctcaccaccaagatccgaccaccattgctctttcaccgatctcggctttcatgaccttctccgccagcaccatggaaagaaaacgagctccatgatattaacagccaacaAAGCTTCGAAGCGCTCTCTTTGAAACCAAATGctcagataaaaaacatgggtgcgcacgaccgaaaccaCCAAATCCAGCATTCTCCAGGCATTGATcacacaatgaatttcgccgatCTTGGCCAAGACCTAGATCGGATCGAGGCGGCCTAGGG contains the following coding sequences:
- the LOC124674015 gene encoding transcription termination factor MTEF18, mitochondrial-like, with the translated sequence MLLLQKHILLLSFHPRTATSLISFPHRCLFSNTRFATSTAAAVATSASPLTFAVEDYLVASCHLTPKQAVKASKVLSHLKSPSRPEAVRAFLSDLGLSHADVAAVVVYDPLFLCSEVDKTLAQRLAELRDLGLSPSQIARLVLVDPARFRRPTIISKLKYYVPLFGSFETLLQALKNNSYLLSSDLENVVKPNVALLRECGLGDCDIVKLCVPVPRLLTTNPERVKEMVERAEDVGVRRGSAMFRHALLAVAFLSEEKIAAKVEFLRKTFGWSEAEVAIAVAKLPVVLRNSQDRLQRMAQFLMYEVGLEPEYIAHRPAMLTYSLEARLKPRYYVVKFLKDNGLLKRERSFYTAAQVSEKVFVEKFINPHKKAAPCLAEDYAATLKGKVPTRFRLQEPRTSSKSI
- the LOC124674026 gene encoding dirigent protein 5-like; translated protein: MEGLTASSRIVLLVFLLSVVGAAAHGRKRVVSSSSDEPCRKMTLYLHDILYNGVNNSANATAAPATKPTALSTTHFSNGTFFGMLVVFDDLVTQGKALPVGDEEPAARAQGFYFYDEETRDFTVVGGTGDFFMARGIATIRTDDVQGSFYFRLQMDIKLYECYV